The following is a genomic window from Sutcliffiella horikoshii.
TAACTTTCTAAGCTTAGATACAGTAAATTCCTCGGAAGTCACGGTTTCGTAGTCTGTTAAAATTTCTTCAGAAAGCTCATTCATTATTAGGCCGGGGATAAAACCGAACAGATAATCTGTAATTCTTTTTTCATAGAAAAAATAATATGTTTCATACTCCAAGTATTCCTCATAATAATCAAAGCTCTGATGGACAGCACCTGTCAATTCACTGAAAAAGTCCCTCATTGTGTGATAGTCAGATGCATCCATAGGACCCGCCTCTTTTAACACTTCTTCTCTTCTGTACGATTCTGTTTCCTCAAACTTCGGGTTGTTTATTAAGTCCTCTTTGACTTTCTTGGCTACAAAGTGCCTGACATATAAGAAGTAATTCGCTTGATTTTCTTCCACTATCTTATGAGCTTCCTGATCAACCGCATCTGTAACAGCATCCATGCGAAGTTGCAATCGTTTTTCTTCCATTCTTTTTTGAAAATCTTTACGAGCCTGAATGTATTTTTCTTCCCAAACAGATGGGTTTGTATAAGAAGAATTCTGCAACCACTCTACTGCATCAAAAGGTTCATATTCCCTCATTTCATTTTTGAAAAGTTGATTGATTATTTTCTTGTCTATCCCTTCTACTTCGAACCCTCTCTCACTCAAAATCTGTTTTTTCTCTTTACGTGCAACATCATTTGTTACTTTATTGAGCCAAACATTGTACCAGATCTGTTCCACATAATGCTTTCGTTCTTCCAAATATTCAACAAAGGTCGGCAGGTCTTCTTTCGTTTGAAAATATTGTTGAATATCTTCTTCAATCTTATATTTTGTTCGATCCAAAGATGTAGAATGAATGATGTCTAATTTGTCCATGATGAAGTCTCCTTTAGTATATGTTTAGAGACTTTAGATGTTTGTCTTAATCCATGTCTAAAAGCTCTAGTATTTGTTTCGCTGGTATTGCCAATCCTTTGTTTTCCTCTGTTGTTGCATATACCACTCCTACCACTAATCCATCTTCTGTAAGGACAGGGCTCCCACTATTACCGGAATGTACAGGAACCTCAATAAGTAAAACGTCCGAATGTATAGAAGAACGAACCATTTCTCCAGAAGTGCCTTCATTTACAATAAAAGTATGTGCGAGTGGGTTTCCAATTATATAGATAGGTCGATTAGGTTCGACCTTTTGATCACTTAACGGAAGTGAAGCGAAATTCTCTTTCTGTGCAGTAACCTTTAACAATGCGATATCATTTTCTGGATTTTCCTTTAAAACTTCTGCTGAGTATATTTCTCCATTTGAAAAGGAAACCTGTATTTCTTTCATTTTGTCAATAACATGAAAGTTTGTAACAATTAATCCAGCAGGGTCAATGATAAATCCTGTTCCTTTTCGCCCATTTCCGTTAATAGTTACAACGGCTTCCTTCCATGCCTGTATATCACTATCTTTTGATAATTCATTGGATTTTAACAAAAATTGTATGGATGGGATATTCACGATACGGGGAAAAATGCCCCATATATTCACTAATAGGGCCAATATGATAAAAAATGTTATGTACTTTATTGTCTTTTTCCTTTTTTGTTTTTTCCTTGCTATTGCTGCTAATTCCTCTTCGGTTATTTGAAAATCTTCCAATGAAGGCTCTTCCAACTCCTCGAATTCTTCATTTTCGTCCTTTTTCACAGCTCCACCTCTGATCTCAAATTGGTGTTTCCTGCAACATATCATAAGAATATTCCCTTGTCACGAGTTACATCTCATTTTTTTAAAACAGAGTAAATTATAGGAAAAAATAGTTGTTGACAATTTTACCCCTCGAGCATATAATTTATCTTGAAGTTATAAATCTTGAATTAAAGATATTTTATTAAAAGGGAATTTAGGAGGAATATTATTATGGCTAAAACAGTATGGAATGTTGACAAATCTCACAGTACAGTGGATTTTTCGGTGAAGCACATGATGTTCGCTACAGTTAAAGGCGGATTTCATGAGTATGATGCAACAATTGTAGCGGATCCAACTGATTTAACAACAGCTGATATTGAATTTACAGTGGATGTTGCAAGTATCGATACACGAAGCAGTGACCGTGATGCTCACCTTCGCTCTGCTGATTTCTTTGATGTAGATAATCATCCAAAAATGACGTTCAAAGCGACAACCATTGAAAAAACAGACGATAACGAATATAACGTAACAGGAGATCTTACTCTACGTGGTACGACAAAATCAGAAACATTCTCCGTTGTATTTGAAGGAACTGGTCAAGATCCTTGGGGAAATGAAAAAGCAGGTTTTGCAGTAGAAGGAAAACTTAAGCGCAGTGACTATGGTTTGACATGGAATGCTCCATTAGAAGCCGGTGGTGTACTTGTTGGCGATCAAATTAAAATAGCATTGCAATTACAAGCTGCTAAAGGATAAATAGAAAAAAGGGAATTGCTACACAATGGCAATTCCCTTTTTGTTTATTCTTGTATTTCTTCCCAGATTAAAACCGCTACTTGCAAGCATGTTATAGAGGGGAAATCGGTGGAAAAAGAAGCGTCCATATATTGTTTAATGAACCCTGCTAGTACGTCTACCGAGTCAACTTGATCTAGCGCATCTACAATTTTATCAATTTTTAACCGGTACCTATCTTCCCCCGCTCCCATTGCAAGGAGGTCCATTGGATCCCATTCATTGATAATCTTGGTGACGACGTCTTGTTTTTTTCTCTTAGATACACTAATAAAACTTTCCATCTATAACACCTGCCCTAATTAATTTGAAAGAGCCTCATAAAATTTGTTCGTCAATTCTATTGTGTATCTGCTTCCACCTCTGTCGATTACGTCCTCGATCAACATAGCAGTCAATAATGTCGGGTCCTTCTGATCGTAAGAGACCCATAACCCGTTTTCCAATCTTTCTTCTTTCTTAATCTCAGCTGTACCGGTCTTTCCTGCAATCTCACGGCCTGGTACATTTGCCACACTGGATTTTCCTTCTGTAACAGTCTTTCTAAGATTATCCTGAAGGAGTTTTGCATTCTC
Proteins encoded in this region:
- a CDS encoding YceI family protein encodes the protein MAKTVWNVDKSHSTVDFSVKHMMFATVKGGFHEYDATIVADPTDLTTADIEFTVDVASIDTRSSDRDAHLRSADFFDVDNHPKMTFKATTIEKTDDNEYNVTGDLTLRGTTKSETFSVVFEGTGQDPWGNEKAGFAVEGKLKRSDYGLTWNAPLEAGGVLVGDQIKIALQLQAAKG
- a CDS encoding S1C family serine protease, whose translation is MKKDENEEFEELEEPSLEDFQITEEELAAIARKKQKRKKTIKYITFFIILALLVNIWGIFPRIVNIPSIQFLLKSNELSKDSDIQAWKEAVVTINGNGRKGTGFIIDPAGLIVTNFHVIDKMKEIQVSFSNGEIYSAEVLKENPENDIALLKVTAQKENFASLPLSDQKVEPNRPIYIIGNPLAHTFIVNEGTSGEMVRSSIHSDVLLIEVPVHSGNSGSPVLTEDGLVVGVVYATTEENKGLAIPAKQILELLDMD
- a CDS encoding DUF1871 family protein, yielding MESFISVSKRKKQDVVTKIINEWDPMDLLAMGAGEDRYRLKIDKIVDALDQVDSVDVLAGFIKQYMDASFSTDFPSITCLQVAVLIWEEIQE